The genomic DNA AAAAGAAATATAAATGATTCTATCGCCTGACTACGAGTTACACAGATTCAACATTCTAAACTTATTATTCTCCCCCTGAATGATGAAATTGCAATTAATGCAGGTTTTTTGTAACTTCATGGGATTTCTGTTGCTGATACCCTAATTGCTGGATCGGCACTTGCAATTGATGCCCCTGTTGTCTCTAACGGTCCCCACTTTTTGAATATGGGGGTTCCCGTGATCGTGTACCAGTCCTGACCCTCATATCTTAACCGAATCGCTCATCGGATCCATCAGATCCCGTATCTCTGACCCGATAAGATTTGTTGCCAGCACAAACGCCATGATCAGAGCACCTGCTGAGAGGGCTATTAAGGGTGCTTTATAGAGGAGCGGAAGCCCCTGGTTCAGTATATTCCCCCATTCAGGGGTTGGTACCTGAATACCAAGACCTAAAAACCCAAGTCCGGCAATCATGATGATCTTACTCCCAAGCCCTAGCGTTGCGATCTCCATAACCGGAGCAAGGACGTCTGGTAAGATGTGTCTGAAGAGAATATACCTGTTTTTTGCGCCAAGAGCCCGTGCACTCTCAACAAATCCTCTGTTTTTGATTGACATGGTTGAGGAGCGTACAACCCGTGCATATTTGGCCCAGCCGGGAAGTGCCAATGCCAGGATAATTGAGGGAACTCCCGGCCCCATAATCCCTACGAGAGCCAACGTCACCACCATACTCGGGAATGCAAGCATAATGTCGGTGATCCTCATCAGTAATCCATCTACTCTTCGGTAATATCCCGCACATAAGCCGACCAGTAATCCGATGATAACTACCAGTATGGTAGAGACGACAGCGATTATAAGCGAAGGCTGAGAACCATAGATCGCCCGGCTTAGCACACATCTCCCGAACTGGTCGGTTCCAAGTGGGTATTCGGTCGATGGAGGCAGAAACCGGTTCTCAAGCGATTGCTCGTAGGGATCATGCGGAGCGATATATGGAGCGAATACTGCCATCAGACACATAAGGATAAGAATTATCAGTCCGAAAACCAATAGCGGTCGTTTTTTCAGAACCCTCATCCCTAAGGCACAAAACCCCTGATCTGATATCGGGATATACACCGTACTACTCATGAGTATCCCTCATCCTCGGGTCAAGCAGGTAGTATGAGATATCGATACAGAGATTGATTATGATGAAAATAATAGCAAAAACCATGATACACGCCTGCATCACCATGATGTCCCGGGAAGCAGCTGCATCAACAAATAGACGTCCCATTCCGGGCAATGCAAAGAGTGATTCGATGATCATCGCTCCCCCAAACAGCCATCCGTACTGCGTTCCCATGTAGGTCAGGACCGGGACAATGGCGTTTTTCAATGCATGACGCCTGATTATTGTGCCCCGGTCCAGACCCTTCGAGATCGCCGTCGTGATATACTCCTGTTCCAGCTCCTCAGCCATACTCGTCCTCATAAGTCGCATGGTAACAGCAAAGAGACTGATAGAGAGGGCAAAGGCAGGCAGGATAAGGTATTCAGGGCCTTTGTAACCGGCTACCGGCAGGATCTTCAATGTTATCGAGAAGATGAGAATGTCAAGGATACCAAGAAAGAAATCAGGAATAGACAGGCCAATGATAGATATCGCCCGTGAGAGATGATCCAGTCTTCCATTCGGATGTATCCCTGCAAGAATACCTATCGGGATTGCGATGATAATCGAAAAAAGCATTGCAATAGATGAGAGCAGGAAGGTCACTGGAAAGGCCCGTAGTATCTCATCCGTAGTGCTCTTTCGAGTCTGGTACGAGTACCCGAGATCCCCCTTTAGAACCCTTGACAGCCAGGAGAAGTACTGGATATACCAGGGCTTGTCAAGATCCATCTGCTCCCGCATGATTGCAACAGCCTCTTTTGGGGGGAAATCGGTGTTCATCATCGCCCGCAGGTTAATCTCAGCCGGGTCACCCGGGGTTACCATCATGAGCAGAAACGCGATGAAGGTGATACCAATCAGTACCGGGATGGTCTGCAGGAGTCTGACCAGAATGAACTGCTTCATTGGATTCACGGATTAAGTATGTGAAAAAAGTTAGGAGAGGGATACCTCTTCCAGGTGATACGAGAGTTCGGTCGGATGCATCCGGTACCCTTTCACCTTGTCAGAGTAGATATCCTGGTTGACATAATAGTTCAGGAACGAGACCGGTGCTTCATCAACAACGATCTGCTGTACCCGGTCATAGAGTGACTTACGTGCAGACGGATCAATGATACCTCGTGCCTTCTCAATCAGTTCATCAACCTCTGCATTACTCCACCGGTATGCACCCCATCCCTCGCCAGAGGTCCCTGATGAATGGTAGTCGGTCATCATAACCTCGTCTGGATCCGGTACAAACAAGAGACCTCTTCCGATAAGGTTGATATCAAACTCTCCCTTGTTACGGCGAGCATTGGATGAGTCGGTATCGATTACAACCAGCTCTACCTCGATTCCAACCTTCTTCAGCTGGTTCTGGATAACCTCAGCCGTTGGTGGCAACTCTGCTCGTTCCGGATAGGTTAAGAGGGTTATCGAGAACTTCTCCCCATTCTTGTCAAGGATACCATCATTATTACTGTCGGTCCATCCTGCCTGTGCCAGGAGTGACTTTGCTTGGTCAGGGTTGTATGGGAACGGCTGAATATCCTTGTTTGCCCAGTAAAACTCCGGTGGGAATATGCTGGCTGCGGGAGATCCGACCCCTTCCATTACATAGGTGACGAGTGCCTACCGGTCAATGGCGTAGTTCATCGCCTGCCTGATAAGCTTATCGGTAAATGGTCCTTCATCACAGTTATAGGCCAGGATTCTCACCCGGTGAATCGGCTGATCCTTCACGGTAAATCCGCCCATAGCCTGGAACTTTTCTGTAATCTCCGGGGGGTTGATAAGACTGATGTCGATCTCTCCACTCTGGAGCATCATGGATCTGGTCACCGCATCAGGAATTGAGGTATATACTACTCCATCCACCGATGGAACCTTTCCCCAATAATTTGGATTTTTAACCGTCCGAATCTCTTCTTTTGGTGTAAATGATTCAAAAATGAAAGGTCCGGTACCGATTGGCCGGGTTATATCTCCCTGGTCGATACAGTCAGGTGACAGGGCGCCGCTCTCTCCCTTGGCCATATATGCAGGAAGTCCTGAAAACGGGGTTGAAAGTACAATCTCAAGGACGTTATCACTGGGTGCTTTTATCTCTTTTATTGGAACATTAGCGAACGTTTTGGATTTCACTAAGGAGTCTTCAAGTGATTTCTTCATCGCAGCTGCGCTAAATGGAGTTTTGTCATGGAATACCACCCCGTCACGGAGGGTAAATGTCCAGGTGAGTTGATCTCCGGATACCTGCCAGTTGGTTGCAAGCCCGGGAATAAGCGCTGCATCCTGGTTAACATCAACTAATGTATTTTCCCTAACAATGGTATGAGTACCTGTCTATATGCGGGTCTGTTGTCTTTGGACTCCATAGCCCGCCTACGTTCAGAATGTTCGAACTCACTGCAGTAAAGGATGTGAGACTAATCAGAAGAAGAAGTCTCCTTTAATAAATTTATTCATATCTTTTATTTAATTATTTTAATATGTGTTACATAATTGTATCTAATCATACTTAAATGGATGATGACATCGTATTTTTCTTCCTGAGCAATCTGTTACAGACGGAATTGTTTGGCATTTTTCTGTTTTATTCGGACATTGTAGGACAAATGGGCAGGATTCATGAGATGGTATTGACTGATCGGGTCTTTGATGTTTGTGTCCGCGAACGATAGACTGTGAATAGGGGTGCATAGGGGATTTGAGTATGCCACTTCCTTCCTCTATAATATGTCCATTATACATTACTCCGACTCGGTCTGCAATATGGTCTGCAAGTTTTAAATCATGGGTGATGAAAAGGAGAGAGATGGTACTTCTCTTCTGAAGTGAAAGGAGGAGCTGGATTATTGCCGCCTGCACAGAAACATCAAGCATCGAGGTAGGTTCATCACAGAGGATAAAGTCCGGCTTTAATGCAAGGGCACGTGCAATGGCTGCCCGCTGAAGTTCACCGCCTGAGAGTTGATGTGGATACCGCTCTGCATAATCTGGGTTCAAACCGGTTTCGGCAAGAAGCTCTAAGAGAACATTCTTTAATCCCCCCTTTTCCTGAGCCTGACCATGTATTAAAAAAGGCTCCATTATTGACCGTGATAATCTCCACCGTGGATTAAATGCATCCTCAGGGTGCTGTGGTATTATCTGCATCTTTCGTCGGATTGGAATGAGTTCTGGACCTTGAAGATCAGTAATATCCTCGTTATGATAGAAAATTCTGCCAGTGGTAGGTGAGATTAGTTTGAGCAGAATTTTTCCCAGAGTGGTTTTTCCACTCCCGCTCTCTCCAACAAGAGCATAGGTCTCTCCGGCTTTAATCTCAATATCTACATCCTGCACTGCGAAAGTCTTCTGGTGACTGAAAAACCCGGATTGGTAGATTTTACCAAGCCCAGTTCCGGTTATGATACTGGATACACCTGACATTGTCATACCCAACAGGGAAAAGGGGGATCTCTTCTGAGCAGACCCTACTACAGAGAGAGCATCGTGACTTGAATCTGCATCCCGCCTGTTTTTCATGCATTGCCGGAGAAGTACCGGGAATCGGTGATAATCCCCGCTGAGGAAGTGAGTTTACTAGCCCTACTGAATAGGGGTGAAGTGGAGTAGTAAAAAACCTTTCAACACTGGTGAGCTCCACTATCTGCCCGCAGTACATCACCGCTATCCGGTCAGCAACCTCTGAAGCAAAATCAAGATCATGGGTGATGATAATCTGGGTGATGCCCCTCTCTTTCTGTGTGTTAAACATCTCAATGACATCTTTTTTGTTAATCGCATCAATCCCTTTTGTTGGTTCGTCAGCTATTAACACCGATGGAATGGTCGAGGTTCCCATGGCAAGCATCGCCCGCTGGAGCATTCCACCACTATATGCAACGGGGTACTCCTCGGCCCACTTCTCCGGAGGTACGATACTGTACTGACGAAGAAGTCTAATCGCCTGTTTCTTTGCTTCTGACCATGAACTATCTGTGTGGAGAACTATCGGTTCAGAAACCTGTTTCCAGATCTTCATCGAGGGATTAAACCCAAGTTTTGGATTTTGCGGGATCCAAGCAATTTTCCCTCCCCTGATCTTTTCCATCATCCCTTCACTGAGTGTGAGGATGTCCTGGGTCTGAAAAATAATTGAACCTGAAATGGCAGCAGTATCAGGCAGTAGTCTTAGTATAGCAAGACCAAGGACGGACTTTCCACTCCCGCTCTCCCCAATGATAGCAAGGGTCTCACCATGTATCACGGAGAGCGAAAGATTATCAACTGCAGTGAGCAGATATCCCTCGCCTTTAAATGATACAGTAAGATCAGAGATCTCAATAATGTTATTCATCTTCATATTCTAATTAGTGCTACAAAATAAATAAAAGTATTATTAAATTTATTGCAGTGAATATTTAATAATCAAATGTAGGGCGAGAGACGGGCCCTTGTACATGAGGTATAGTATGACAGTATCAATAAACTGGGAAGAGATATGGGAGAGAAATATTCAGGATATTGCCTCCAGGACAACGGTGGATTACTGGGAATCCAGGGCAGAGGATTACTCGGATATGGTCCTGAACAGTGCGTTTCATCATGGAGAACAGATACGGCAGTTCTGCTTTTCAGAGGGCCTTGCAGATTCGGAATCTCAGGTCATAGATATCGGATCTGGTCCTGGTGCTCTGACGATTCCCTTTGCACGAAATGTTCAGTCGGTAACTGCAATAGAGCCTGCAGCACAGATGATTCAGAAACTGGAAGAGAATGCAAAAGGGGAGAATCTGAAGAATATTTATCCGCTTCAGAAGACATGGCAGGAAGTTAATACGAGGCAATTTGAAAAATCCTTTGATCTTGTCCTCTGTTGCCACTCGCTCTGGCATTTTCCTGATATTATGGTCCAGTTAAAGCGTATGGATATGGTCTCCCGTGGATACTGCTGTATTGCAGGGGGATTTGGAACTAGTGAGGACTCTGCCTATCTTTATAAAACGCTTAGAATCAGGGAGATGGAGTTTGACCAGTTTCACTGCCTCTTTAATCTGCTTAATTCGAAAGGGATGAGACCGAATGTAACGGTCCTACCCTATGAGACTCATCGATCAGAGCGATCTGCAATCTCTTCGATGGAGCAGGTGGTGCAGAAGTATCGCCCGCTTACGAGCAAGGATACGGAGATCATTCGTGATTATGTAAAAAGTCGATTAAAAGACGGAATTGTCTCAAGTAACGGGTTGATGGGCCTATTATGGTGGAGGGTAGCATGATGGACGGGAAGATTGACTGGGAAGAGATCTGGGAGAAGATCTATGATGATCGGATGACCATCATGAAACGCGACTATGCGGTTGACGACTGGACAACCCGGTCACAGGATTACTCCGAATCAAGGCGGTCCAATAATTATGAGTATGGTAATAAAGTTCTTGAAGTGCTCAGGAAACGACATCTCGTGTCATCTGACTCCCAGGTGATTGAAGTAGGTTCAGGACCTGGAACATTCGTAATTCCGTTCGCCCCTCACGTTGGGCATTATACTGCTGTTGAACCTGCAAAAGGGATGATAGAACGGATCCGTGAGAATGCGAATGAATCAGGGATAACCAATTATACAATTATCCCAAAGATATGGCAGGAAGTTGATGTCTCTGCCAGCCGGGAGAAATTTGACCTTTTACTCTCTTCTACGGTCATCTGGATGTTTCGTGATATTATGGAACAGGTTAAGAGAATGGAAGAGGTCTGTAGAGGAACTTGTTGTATTGCAGCAGGGTTCGGATCAGTCAGTGGACCTGAGCTGGATCTCTGGGAGAGTATTATGGGTGACATTCCCTACCCCCAGTATCCGGAATACCCGTACATCTATAATATCCTGTACCAGAATGGCAGAGTCCCTAATGTTGAAGTGATATCTTCTTCAAGTATTAGAACTGCTGAACGGCTTCGGACGATGTACAAGGTTTTTTATTCGCTGTATACCGATTATACTCCGGAAGTCGAGGAGAAGATAACCCGGTATCTGGAGGATCACAGCCAGGACCTTCCGGAAGGAAAACGGGTTGTCAGGGAGTATCAGACTGCAGTGGTCTGGTGGAATCCAAAGCAGAGACAGGCGGGGAGTAACTGAAAAAAAGAGTTGTATCTTCATGAAAGAATCGATCGTATCATACTGGAACTCCGGAGCATTTCGGTATAACTCCGGTGTTGAACGTTTTTTAAAATCAGAGAAAGGAACCGCCGGCTGGAAATCTCTCTTCTCTGAATACCTTGGGACAGCCCCGTTAAAGATTCTCGATGTTGGCACTGGTCCTGGATCTATCTCCATACCGCTTGCGAGTATGGGACACATGGTTACTGCTGTTGATTTATCAGATAATATGCTGGATCTTGCCAGGAAAAATGCAGTAGCATCTAACGTTATTGTCGATTTCCGCAAAGGAGATGCGGAAAATTTACCGTTTGATGATAACACTTTTGATGCGGTTGTAAACCGGTGGGTGCTCTGGACCGTGCCTGATCCAACATCAGCTCTTCGTGAATGGACACGGGTTGTAAAACCTGGAGGCAGAGTCTGTATCATCGATGGTAACTGGTACAGTGGAAGAAAAACCTTCGTTCAAAAGGTTTGGAAACAGGCATCACGGCTTTATATTTCGATTCGGGAGAGAAGAAATGCATGGAAGAATATTGATCCTGAAGTTATTCAGGACCTCTGGTCTACCCATGCAAATCGACCGGAAGATGATATGGTTCTGTTTCAAAACGCCGGCCTTTCAGATGTGCAGGTCTTTATGGATGTAAATCAGAGAGCATTTACTCTTGGGGATCATCTCCGGATGGGTCATTGGGGGCCAACGTTCCTGGTAATGGGGGTAAAACCTCAAATACTGAAAGAATGAGGTGTTTTCGTCACGTTCAGATTGCTTAGAGTATATAACCTAAATTCCCGGAATTCATGACGAGATGAAAACTTTAACCAGTTAATATTGATTAGATTGTATCGATGAGAGGTAATATATGTAGTAAATAATATGCCTCGTTAGGTGTATGGGCATCAGACAATGATTTTATTCAATTTTCATAATATATGATTTCTTTATTGCAAAATTAACTACGAATTGGGTTTTATTTTTCGGTATTGTTATGAGTGTCCGGGACATTAGGCTGTAAACAAACGCCACAAATCATTGACCTCCACCTTTTCGGTAGTTGTCGACATTCCCATTTAAGGCTAAAATGATTTTGGTTAATGAAATTCAACGACTTTACGGTGAGTATGGTTCAATATCTCGAGTTTCGCATGAATTTAAAAATTTCCCATAATCTGGTGAGAAAGTATTTACACTACATTCAGGAAGTAAGGAAAGGTTTCAGGAGGAACTGGTATAAGATCCATAAAAACCTATTCGACCTAAACGGATATTAACACCGCAGTTAATTGAATTTCTGCACAGAAAATTAGACGGGAAAAACCTAAACCGAGAAAGCAAGGATTATCCGCTCTTGATATCCCCCAGCTTGCGCAAGCCAGTGGCCATCAAGTCGGATATTCTAATGTGAAGAAGGTCGTTTATGAATGGAAGCATTCTAATGATAAACGTAATATATGTGCTCTTTAAGATCCCCCTAAAGGACATTGAACTGAATTTGACTGGGCATACGCTTATGTTGTAATTCATGGTTCATTACGAAAGATCCCTCTGGCAATCTTCATTTTGAATTTTAGTCCGTATCGATTTGGAAAACTCTATCCCTCACAAACCACTTTTGACGTTATTCAGGCACACGT from Methanospirillum hungatei JF-1 includes the following:
- a CDS encoding ABC transporter permease, giving the protein MSSTVYIPISDQGFCALGMRVLKKRPLLVFGLIILILMCLMAVFAPYIAPHDPYEQSLENRFLPPSTEYPLGTDQFGRCVLSRAIYGSQPSLIIAVVSTILVVIIGLLVGLCAGYYRRVDGLLMRITDIMLAFPSMVVTLALVGIMGPGVPSIILALALPGWAKYARVVRSSTMSIKNRGFVESARALGAKNRYILFRHILPDVLAPVMEIATLGLGSKIIMIAGLGFLGLGIQVPTPEWGNILNQGLPLLYKAPLIALSAGALIMAFVLATNLIGSEIRDLMDPMSDSVKI
- a CDS encoding ABC transporter permease, which codes for MKQFILVRLLQTIPVLIGITFIAFLLMMVTPGDPAEINLRAMMNTDFPPKEAVAIMREQMDLDKPWYIQYFSWLSRVLKGDLGYSYQTRKSTTDEILRAFPVTFLLSSIAMLFSIIIAIPIGILAGIHPNGRLDHLSRAISIIGLSIPDFFLGILDILIFSITLKILPVAGYKGPEYLILPAFALSISLFAVTMRLMRTSMAEELEQEYITTAISKGLDRGTIIRRHALKNAIVPVLTYMGTQYGWLFGGAMIIESLFALPGMGRLFVDAAASRDIMVMQACIMVFAIIFIIINLCIDISYYLLDPRMRDTHE
- a CDS encoding ABC transporter ATP-binding protein, producing MTMSGVSSIITGTGLGKIYQSGFFSHQKTFAVQDVDIEIKAGETYALVGESGSGKTTLGKILLKLISPTTGRIFYHNEDITDLQGPELIPIRRKMQIIPQHPEDAFNPRWRLSRSIMEPFLIHGQAQEKGGLKNVLLELLAETGLNPDYAERYPHQLSGGELQRAAIARALALKPDFILCDEPTSMLDVSVQAAIIQLLLSLQKRSTISLLFITHDLKLADHIADRVGVMYNGHIIEEGSGILKSPMHPYSQSIVRGHKHQRPDQSIPSHESCPFVLQCPNKTEKCQTIPSVTDCSGRKIRCHHPFKYD
- a CDS encoding ABC transporter ATP-binding protein, coding for MKMNNIIEISDLTVSFKGEGYLLTAVDNLSLSVIHGETLAIIGESGSGKSVLGLAILRLLPDTAAISGSIIFQTQDILTLSEGMMEKIRGGKIAWIPQNPKLGFNPSMKIWKQVSEPIVLHTDSSWSEAKKQAIRLLRQYSIVPPEKWAEEYPVAYSGGMLQRAMLAMGTSTIPSVLIADEPTKGIDAINKKDVIEMFNTQKERGITQIIITHDLDFASEVADRIAVMYCGQIVELTSVERFFTTPLHPYSVGLVNSLPQRGLSPIPGTSPAMHEKQAGCRFKSRCSLCSRVCSEEIPLFPVGYDNVRCIQYHNRNWAW
- a CDS encoding class I SAM-dependent methyltransferase, with the protein product MTVSINWEEIWERNIQDIASRTTVDYWESRAEDYSDMVLNSAFHHGEQIRQFCFSEGLADSESQVIDIGSGPGALTIPFARNVQSVTAIEPAAQMIQKLEENAKGENLKNIYPLQKTWQEVNTRQFEKSFDLVLCCHSLWHFPDIMVQLKRMDMVSRGYCCIAGGFGTSEDSAYLYKTLRIREMEFDQFHCLFNLLNSKGMRPNVTVLPYETHRSERSAISSMEQVVQKYRPLTSKDTEIIRDYVKSRLKDGIVSSNGLMGLLWWRVA
- a CDS encoding class I SAM-dependent methyltransferase yields the protein MVEGSMMDGKIDWEEIWEKIYDDRMTIMKRDYAVDDWTTRSQDYSESRRSNNYEYGNKVLEVLRKRHLVSSDSQVIEVGSGPGTFVIPFAPHVGHYTAVEPAKGMIERIRENANESGITNYTIIPKIWQEVDVSASREKFDLLLSSTVIWMFRDIMEQVKRMEEVCRGTCCIAAGFGSVSGPELDLWESIMGDIPYPQYPEYPYIYNILYQNGRVPNVEVISSSSIRTAERLRTMYKVFYSLYTDYTPEVEEKITRYLEDHSQDLPEGKRVVREYQTAVVWWNPKQRQAGSN
- a CDS encoding class I SAM-dependent methyltransferase — translated: MKESIVSYWNSGAFRYNSGVERFLKSEKGTAGWKSLFSEYLGTAPLKILDVGTGPGSISIPLASMGHMVTAVDLSDNMLDLARKNAVASNVIVDFRKGDAENLPFDDNTFDAVVNRWVLWTVPDPTSALREWTRVVKPGGRVCIIDGNWYSGRKTFVQKVWKQASRLYISIRERRNAWKNIDPEVIQDLWSTHANRPEDDMVLFQNAGLSDVQVFMDVNQRAFTLGDHLRMGHWGPTFLVMGVKPQILKE